In Tachysurus fulvidraco isolate hzauxx_2018 chromosome 1, HZAU_PFXX_2.0, whole genome shotgun sequence, a single window of DNA contains:
- the LOC113663179 gene encoding E3 ubiquitin-protein ligase TRIM21-like, with protein sequence MSDPSSPTRVKRKNSMDKIYKFEGESSGCLPEKEWLCSICMHVFTDPVTTPCGHNFCKSCLTQCWDKSQHCHCPVCKEKFTKKPELKINTTLRKVADHFKKKSGSDKPEVLCDACSGEKLKALKSCLDCRVTLCKTHLGPHYSMPKLKKHKLINPVENLEDYICQKHERALELFCRDDQTCVCQFCTETDHKNHNTVPIDEESRERKTKLGKTQTDVQQMIQDRLKKIQEIKHSVELRKRSTEKGKADSVEIFTALIRSIERSQAEMLELMEKKQKAAESQAEGLIKELEQEITVLKRRDTELEQLSHTEEHLHLLQSYTSTCSPPHTKNWDEVRINTDLSEDTLSQLQEKLNEKITKTLYEKLKETVSTELKRIQQYAVDVTLDPDTAHPKLILSADGKQVTHGDQRQNLPDTPERFDFCPGVLGKQSFSSGRFYYEVEVRGKTDWTLGVSRQSISRKEDITLSPQNGFWTVILRNENQYKACASPPVPLTLRDKVKKVGVFVDYEEGLVSFYDVEGKSCIYSFTAQPFAETLCPFLSPSTNKVGKNSAPLIISPVFKSE encoded by the exons ATGTCTGATCCTTCATCACCAACCAGAGTCAAAAGAAAGAATAGCATGGATAAAATATATAAGT TCGAGGGTGAATCCAGTGGCTGCCTGCCTGAAAAGGAGTGGTTGTGTTCAATCTGTATGCATGTGTTCACCGATCCAGTCACCACTCCATGTGGACACAACTTCTGTAAGAGCTGCCTTACACAGTGCTGGGACAAGAGTCAACACTGTCACTGTCCAGTATGTAAAGAGAAATTCACCAAGAAACCTGAACTGAAGATTAATACAACACTGAGAAAGGTTGCAGATCATTTCAAGAAGAAAAGTGGTTCTGACAAACCTGAGGTTCTTTGTGATGCCTGCAGTGGAGAGAAGCTGAAGGCCCTGAAATCCTGTCTGGATTGTCGTGTAACTTTGTGTAAAACTCATTTAGGTCCTCATTATAGTATGCCTAAACTTAAGAAGCACAAACTAATAAACCctgtggagaacctggaggactACATATGCCAGAAACATGAGAGAGCTCTGGAGCTGTTCTGTAGAGATgatcagacgtgtgtgtgtcagttctgtACTGAGACAGACCACAAGAATCACAACACTGTTCCTATAGAtgaggagagcagagagaggaag ACTAAGCTgggaaaaacacagacagatgtgcAGCAGATGATTCAAGACAGACTGAAGAAGATTCAAGAGATCAAACACTCCGTAGAGCTCAGAAAA AGAAGCACAGAGAAAGGGAAAGCAGACAGTGTTGAAATCTTCACTGCTCTTATTCGCTCCATTGAGAGAAGTCAGGCTGAGATGCTGGAGTTGATGGAGAagaagcagaaagcagcagagagTCAAGCTGAAGGACTCATTAAAGAGCTGGAGCAGGAAATCACTGTGCTAAAGAGGAGAGacactgagctggagcagctctcacacactgaaGAGCATCTCCACCTCCTACAg AGTTACACCTCTACCTGCAGCCCTCCACACACCAAGAACTGGGATGAAGTCAGAATTAACACTGATCTGAGTGAGGACACTCTGTCTCAGCTTCAAGAGAAGCTGAATGAGAAAATCACTAAAACCCTGTATGAAAAGTTAAAGGAAACAG TTTCCACTGAACTGAAGAGGATTCAACAGTATGCAG tggatgtgactctggatcctgaTACAGCTCATCCCAAACTCATACTGTCTGCTGATGGAAAACAGGTGACACATGGAGATCAACGACAGAATCTCCCTGATACACCAGAAAGATTTGATTTTTGTCCTGGTGTTTTGGGAAAGCAGAGTTTCTcctcagggagattttattatgaggtgGAGGTCAGAGGGAAAACTGACTGGACATTAGGAGTTTCAAGACAGTCCATTAGCAGGAAGGAGGACATTACACTGAGTCCTCAGAATGGATTCTGGACTGTGATCCTGAGGAATGAGAATCAGTATAAGGCTTGTGCAAGTCCCCCTGTTCCTCTCACACTGAGAGACAAGGTGAAGAAGGTGGGagtgtttgtggattatgaggagggtctggtctccttttatgatgtGGAGGGCAAATCTTGTATCTACTCTTTTACTGCTCAGCCTTTTGCTGAGACTCTCTGTCCTTTTTTAAGTCCAAGTACAAATAAAGTAGGTAAAAATTCAGCACCACTCATCATCTCGCCTGTATTTAAATCTGAATGA
- the LOC113663173 gene encoding E3 ubiquitin-protein ligase TRIM39-like isoform X3, with the protein MAESSSQTKCRKRKIMDETHAFSHGSSSLLSEDQLLCSICLDVFTDPVTTPCGHNFCNSCLTQCWDKSQHCLCPLCNQKFTKRPKLKINITLREVADHFKKKRGSEKSEVLCDACSGEKLKALKSCLDCGLSLCKTHLEPHNHVSKLKKHKLINPVENLEDYICQKHERALELFCRDDQTCVCQFCTEGDHKNHNTVPIEEESRERKTQLVKTQSDEQQMIQDRQKTIKQINHSVEQSKRSTEKEKADSVEIFTALIRSIERSQAELLEVMEEKQKAAETQAEGLIKELKQEILVLKRRDTELEQLSHTEEHLHLLQIYSSICSPPHTKNWTEISINTDVSEDTVRTALSQLQQTLNEKLNKTLDDKLKETVSKELKRIQQYAVDVTLDPDTANSYLILSADGKQVRDGDERHNLPDTPQRFKGRPCVLGKQSFLSAKFYYEVQVRGKTEWYIGVSTESINRKEEITLRPQFGFWTVGLSNKNEYRAYAGPSVPLTLREKVEVVGVFVDYEEGLVSFYDVKSRSHIYSFTGQSFTEKLYPFLSPCLNNGGKNSAPLIISPVFKSE; encoded by the exons ATGGCTGAATCTTCATCACAAACAAaatgcagaaaaagaaagatcatGGATGAAACACATGCAT TTTCTCATGGCTCCAGCAGTCTCCTGTCTGAAGATCAGCTGCTGTGTTCAATCTGTCTGGATGTGTTCACTGATCCAGTCACCACTCCATGTGGACACAACTTCTGTAACAGCTGCCTTACACAGTGCTGGGACAAGAGTCAACACTGTCTCTGTCCATTGTGTAATCAGAAATTCACCAAGAGACCTAAACTGAAGATTAATATAACACTGAGAGAGGTTGCAGATCACTTCAAGAAGAAAAGAGGTTCTGAAAAATCGGAGGTTCTTTGTGATGCCTGCAGTGGAGAGAAGCTGAAG GCCCTGAAATCCTGTCTGGATTGTGGACTGAGTTTGTGTAAAACTCATCTAGAGCCTCATAATCATGTTTCCAAACTCAAGAAACACAAGCTAATCAACCctgtggagaacctggaggactACATATGCCAGAAACATGAGAGAGCTCTGGAGCTGTTCTGTAGAGATgatcagacgtgtgtgtgtcagttctgtACTGAAGGAGACCACAAGAATCACAACACTGTTCCTATAgaggaggagagcagagagaggaag ACTCAGCTGGTGAAAACACAATCAGATGAGCAGCAGATGATTCAGGACCGACAGAAGACGATAAAACAGATCAATCACTCAGTAGAGCAAAGCAAA AgaagcacagagaaagagaaagcagacagTGTTGAAATCTTCACTGCTCTGATTCGCTCCATTGAGAGAAGTCAGGCTGAGCTGCTGGAGGTgatggaggagaagcagaaagcagcagagaCGCAGGCTGAAGGACTCATTAAAGAGCTGAAGCAAGAAATCCTTGTGCTAAAGAGGAGAGACACTGAACTGgagcagctctcacacactgaggagCATCTCCACCTCCTACAg ATTTACTCCTCCATATGCAGCCCTCCACACACCAAGAACTGGACTGAGATCAGTATTAACACTGATGTGAGTGAGGACACTGTGAGGACAGCTCTGTCTCAGCTTCAGCAGACTCTGAATGAGAAACTCAATAAAACACTCGATGACAAGTTAAAGGAAACAG TTTCCAAAGAACTGAAGAGGATTCAGCAGTATGCAG tggatgtgactctggatccCGATACAGCAAATTCATATCTCATCCTGTCTGCTGATGGAAAACAAGTGAGAGATGGAGACGAACGACATAATCTCCCTGATACACCACAGAGGTTTAAAGGAAGACCGTGTGTTCTGGGAAAGCAGAGTTTCTTATCTGCAAAATTTTATTATGAGGTGCAGGTCAGAGGGAAAACTGAGTGGTATATAGGAGTGTCCACAGAATCAATTAACAGGAAGGAAGAGATTACACTGAGGCCTCAGTTTGGATTCTGGACTGTGGGTCTGTCGAACAAGAATGAATACAGGGCATATGCTGGTCCCTCTGTTCccctcacactgagagagaaggtggaggttgtgggggtgtttgtggattatgaggagggtctggtctccttttatgatgtGAAGTCCAGATCTCATATCTACTCTTTCACTGGTCAGTCTTTCACTGAGAAACTCTATCCTTTCTTAAGTCCTTGTTTAAATAATGGAGGTAaaaattcagcaccactgatcatctctcctgtattcAAGTCAGAGTGA
- the LOC113663173 gene encoding E3 ubiquitin-protein ligase TRIM21-like isoform X1: MAESSSQTKCRKRKIMDETHAFSHGSSSLLSEDQLLCSICLDVFTDPVTTPCGHNFCNSCLTQCWDKSQHCLCPLCNQKFTKRPKLKINITLREVADHFKKKRGSEKSEVLCDACSGEKLKALKSCLDCGLSFCKTHLEPHSHVPKLKKHKLVNPVENLEDYICQKHERALELFCRDDQTCVCQFCTEGDHKNHNTVPIEEESRERKTQLVKTQTDVQQMIQDRLKKIKEIHHSVKLRKRRTEKEKADSVEIFTALIRSIERSQADLVEVMEEKQKAAEMQAEGLIKELEQEISVLKRRDTELEQLSHTEEHLHLLQVYSSMCSLPHTKNLTEISINTDVSEDTVRTALSQLQQTLNAKLTKTLHDKLKETVSTELKRIQQYAVDVTLDPDTAHPYLIVSADGKQVTCGDKQQNLPDTPQRFTRYVTVLGKQSFSSGRIHYEVQVKGKTDWTLGVVRENINRKEEVKLTPQDGFWTVILRNENQYQACADTSVPLTLREKMEVVGVFVDYEEGLVSFYDVKSRSHIYSFTGQSFTEKLYPYFSPGLNEGGKNLSPLIISPVFKAE; the protein is encoded by the exons ATGGCTGAATCTTCATCACAAACAAaatgcagaaaaagaaagatcatGGATGAAACACATGCAT TTTCTCATGGCTCCAGCAGTCTCCTGTCTGAAGATCAGCTGCTGTGTTCAATCTGTCTGGATGTGTTCACTGATCCAGTCACCACTCCATGTGGACACAACTTCTGTAACAGCTGCCTTACACAGTGCTGGGACAAGAGTCAACACTGTCTCTGTCCATTGTGTAATCAGAAATTCACCAAGAGACCTAAACTGAAGATTAATATAACACTGAGAGAGGTTGCAGATCACTTCAAGAAGAAAAGAGGTTCTGAAAAATCGGAGGTTCTTTGTGATGCCTGCAGTGGAGAGAAGCTGAAGGCCCTGAAATCCTGTCTGGATTGTGGACTGAGTTTCTGTAAAACACATCTAGAGCCTCATAGTCATGTTCCAAAACTTAAAAAACACAAGCTAGTAAACCctgtggagaacctggaggactACATATGCCAGAAACATGAGAGAGCTCTAGAGCTGTTCTGTAGAGATgatcagacgtgtgtgtgtcagttctgtACTGAAGGAGACCACAAGAATCACAACACTGTTCCTATAgaggaggagagcagagagaggaag ACTCAGCTggtgaaaacacagacagatgtgcAGCAGATGATTCAGGACCGACTGAAGAAGATAAAAGAGATCCACCACTCAGTGAAGCTCAGAAAA AGacgcacagagaaagagaaagcagacagTGTTGAAATCTTCACTGCTCTGATTCGCTCCATTGAGAGAAGTCAGGCTGATCTGGTGGAGGTgatggaggagaagcagaaagcagcagagaTGCAGGCTGAAGGACTCATTAAAGAGCTGGAGCAGGAAATCAGTGTGCTAAAGAGGAGAGacactgagctggagcagctctcacacaccgAGGAGCATCTCCACCTCCTACAg GTTTACTCCTCCATGTGCAGCCTTCCACACACCAAGAACTTGACTGAGATCAGTATTAACACTGATGTGAGTGAGGACACTGTGAGGACAGCTCTGTCTCAGCTTCAGCAGACTCTGAATGCAAAACTCACTAAAACACTTCATGACAAGTTAAAGGAAACAG TTTCCACAGAACTGAAGAGGATTCAGCAGTATGCAG tggatgtgactctggatcctgaTACAGCTCATCCATATCTCATAGTGTCTGCTGATGGAAAACAAGTGACATGTGGAGACAAACAACAGAATCTCCCTGATACACCACAGAGGTTTACCAGATATGTAACTGTTCTTGGAAAGCAGAGTTTCTCCTCAGGGAGAATTCATTATGAGGTGCAGGTCAAAGGAAAAACTGACTGGACATTAGGAGTCGTGAGAGAGAACATTAACAGGAAAGAGGAGGTTAAACTGACTCCTCAGGATGGATTCTGGACTGTGATCCTGAGGAATGAGAATCAGTATCAGGCTTGTGCTGATACCTCTGTCCccctcacactgagagagaagatggaggttgtgggggtgtttgtggattatgaggagggtctggtctccttttatgatgtGAAGTCCAGATCTCATATATACTCTTTCACTGGTCAGTCTTTCACTGAGAAACTTTATCCATACTTCAGTCCTGGTTTAAATGAAGGAGGTAAAAATTTGTcaccactgatcatctctcctgtatttAAGGCTGAATGA
- the LOC113663173 gene encoding E3 ubiquitin-protein ligase TRIM21-like isoform X2: MAESSSQTKCRKRKIMDETHAFSHGSSSLLSEDQLLCSICLDVFTDPVTTPCGHNFCNSCLTQCWDKSQHCLCPLCNQKFTKRPKLKINITLREVADHFKKKRGSEKSEVLCDACSGEKLKALKSCLDCGLSFCKTHLEPHSHVPKLKKHKLVNPVENLEDYICQKHERALELFCRDDQTCVCQFCTEGDHKNHNTVPIEEESRERKTQLVKTQTDVQQMIQDRLKKIKEIHHSVKLRKRRTEKEKADSVEIFTALIRSIERSQADLVEVMEEKQKAAEMQAEGLIKELEQEISVLKRRDTELEQLSHTEEHLHLLQIYSSICSPPHTKNWTEISINTDVSEDTVRTALSQLQQTLNEKLNKTLDDKLKETVSKELKRIQQYAVDVTLDPDTANSYLILSADGKQVRDGDERHNLPDTPQRFKGRPCVLGKQSFLSAKFYYEVQVRGKTEWYIGVSTESINRKEEITLRPQFGFWTVGLSNKNEYRAYAGPSVPLTLREKVEVVGVFVDYEEGLVSFYDVKSRSHIYSFTGQSFTEKLYPFLSPCLNNGGKNSAPLIISPVFKSE; encoded by the exons ATGGCTGAATCTTCATCACAAACAAaatgcagaaaaagaaagatcatGGATGAAACACATGCAT TTTCTCATGGCTCCAGCAGTCTCCTGTCTGAAGATCAGCTGCTGTGTTCAATCTGTCTGGATGTGTTCACTGATCCAGTCACCACTCCATGTGGACACAACTTCTGTAACAGCTGCCTTACACAGTGCTGGGACAAGAGTCAACACTGTCTCTGTCCATTGTGTAATCAGAAATTCACCAAGAGACCTAAACTGAAGATTAATATAACACTGAGAGAGGTTGCAGATCACTTCAAGAAGAAAAGAGGTTCTGAAAAATCGGAGGTTCTTTGTGATGCCTGCAGTGGAGAGAAGCTGAAGGCCCTGAAATCCTGTCTGGATTGTGGACTGAGTTTCTGTAAAACACATCTAGAGCCTCATAGTCATGTTCCAAAACTTAAAAAACACAAGCTAGTAAACCctgtggagaacctggaggactACATATGCCAGAAACATGAGAGAGCTCTAGAGCTGTTCTGTAGAGATgatcagacgtgtgtgtgtcagttctgtACTGAAGGAGACCACAAGAATCACAACACTGTTCCTATAgaggaggagagcagagagaggaag ACTCAGCTggtgaaaacacagacagatgtgcAGCAGATGATTCAGGACCGACTGAAGAAGATAAAAGAGATCCACCACTCAGTGAAGCTCAGAAAA AGacgcacagagaaagagaaagcagacagTGTTGAAATCTTCACTGCTCTGATTCGCTCCATTGAGAGAAGTCAGGCTGATCTGGTGGAGGTgatggaggagaagcagaaagcagcagagaTGCAGGCTGAAGGACTCATTAAAGAGCTGGAGCAGGAAATCAGTGTGCTAAAGAGGAGAGacactgagctggagcagctctcacacaccgAGGAGCATCTCCACCTCCTACAg ATTTACTCCTCCATATGCAGCCCTCCACACACCAAGAACTGGACTGAGATCAGTATTAACACTGATGTGAGTGAGGACACTGTGAGGACAGCTCTGTCTCAGCTTCAGCAGACTCTGAATGAGAAACTCAATAAAACACTCGATGACAAGTTAAAGGAAACAG TTTCCAAAGAACTGAAGAGGATTCAGCAGTATGCAG tggatgtgactctggatccCGATACAGCAAATTCATATCTCATCCTGTCTGCTGATGGAAAACAAGTGAGAGATGGAGACGAACGACATAATCTCCCTGATACACCACAGAGGTTTAAAGGAAGACCGTGTGTTCTGGGAAAGCAGAGTTTCTTATCTGCAAAATTTTATTATGAGGTGCAGGTCAGAGGGAAAACTGAGTGGTATATAGGAGTGTCCACAGAATCAATTAACAGGAAGGAAGAGATTACACTGAGGCCTCAGTTTGGATTCTGGACTGTGGGTCTGTCGAACAAGAATGAATACAGGGCATATGCTGGTCCCTCTGTTCccctcacactgagagagaaggtggaggttgtgggggtgtttgtggattatgaggagggtctggtctccttttatgatgtGAAGTCCAGATCTCATATCTACTCTTTCACTGGTCAGTCTTTCACTGAGAAACTCTATCCTTTCTTAAGTCCTTGTTTAAATAATGGAGGTAaaaattcagcaccactgatcatctctcctgtattcAAGTCAGAGTGA